A genomic segment from Polyangium mundeleinium encodes:
- a CDS encoding substrate-binding domain-containing protein, which produces MLDLPRPSRLADVSITNEVSSETCGSAPQDGHPVIVEMLYSGDKRAWIDEAATRFAKICPKIQIKATAASSVEGADLILKGGVKPTIWSPADDLVLRYLDARWREVHDRSPFDITKQVSLVRSPLLVLIWEDRLEVLEAILDKTRNGEGSWVNSLCSGVPRDPQDLEIMALEHKVPGTWSDWYGSVDPAALSQQPAPAARRVDKRTKRAYIAPFPTVDEIKRWGQVKITHSSPTRSAEGLEALYLMAYEYALPPNDRPAALKELINEALEQPAKEGIVRSELAETDFARSFQERREPFQRWLERCEAGAPPPTASADLLTDAMFSLGASRYDAVVTQEHLIFTVFQQIDMHADVMAEVRVVYPRPTIVNEHPVVIFDDGQLTAEQRTAAEKWIDFLRSMEIQKLAVKRGFRPANPELKLRNIDDTDNPFLKFRRYGVELDTTFVEAPRLDGKFVAELVRTWRDATGRH; this is translated from the coding sequence GTGCTCGACCTTCCAAGGCCATCACGGCTCGCGGACGTGAGCATCACGAACGAGGTCTCGAGCGAGACTTGCGGGTCGGCGCCGCAGGACGGCCACCCCGTCATCGTCGAGATGCTGTACAGCGGCGACAAGCGGGCGTGGATCGACGAGGCAGCGACTCGGTTCGCGAAGATATGTCCGAAGATCCAGATCAAAGCGACTGCGGCGAGTAGCGTCGAGGGAGCCGACCTTATCCTGAAGGGCGGGGTGAAGCCGACGATCTGGTCCCCCGCGGATGATCTCGTCCTCCGGTATCTCGATGCTCGCTGGAGGGAGGTTCATGACCGGTCGCCGTTCGACATCACGAAGCAGGTCTCGCTCGTTCGCTCGCCGCTCCTGGTCTTGATATGGGAAGACAGGCTCGAGGTCCTCGAAGCCATCCTCGATAAAACCAGGAATGGTGAAGGGTCGTGGGTGAACTCGTTGTGCTCGGGGGTGCCTAGGGACCCGCAGGATCTCGAGATAATGGCGCTCGAACACAAGGTGCCGGGGACGTGGAGCGATTGGTACGGCTCGGTCGACCCGGCCGCGCTCTCGCAACAACCGGCGCCGGCGGCTCGGCGGGTCGACAAGAGGACCAAGCGTGCCTATATCGCGCCGTTTCCGACGGTCGACGAAATAAAGCGGTGGGGACAGGTGAAAATTACGCACTCGTCGCCGACGCGCTCGGCGGAGGGGCTCGAAGCGCTGTACCTGATGGCGTACGAGTACGCATTGCCGCCGAACGACAGGCCGGCCGCGCTCAAGGAGCTCATCAATGAGGCGCTCGAGCAACCCGCGAAAGAGGGGATCGTGCGGAGCGAGCTTGCCGAGACGGACTTCGCGCGCTCGTTTCAGGAGCGACGTGAGCCTTTCCAGCGCTGGCTCGAGCGCTGCGAGGCAGGAGCGCCGCCGCCTACGGCGTCGGCGGACCTTTTGACCGACGCCATGTTCAGTCTCGGCGCGAGCCGATATGACGCCGTGGTGACGCAGGAGCATCTCATTTTCACGGTCTTCCAGCAGATCGACATGCATGCCGACGTCATGGCGGAGGTGCGCGTCGTGTATCCGCGGCCGACGATCGTGAACGAGCATCCCGTCGTCATTTTCGACGATGGCCAGCTCACCGCCGAGCAGCGCACGGCTGCCGAGAAGTGGATCGACTTCCTTCGTAGCATGGAGATACAGAAGCTGGCCGTCAAGCGGGGGTTCCGGCCGGCGAACCCCGAATTGAAGCTCCGGAACATCGACGATACCGACAATCCATTTCTCAAATTTAGACGTTATGGTGTGGAGCTCGACACGACGTTCGTCGAAGCGCCGCGCCTGGACGGCAAGTTCGTTGCCGAGCTCGTTCGCACCTGGCGGGATGCGACGGGGAGACACTGA
- a CDS encoding DUF6875 domain-containing protein, translating into MNPRIDEMAGEPELISANQLVEQSADLPANARAQLLEVLTWLQTYIAKPNPLLGRKGHVCPFVGPALARFRAIRFHVYQGELHPAAVEPVMRALAARFPTLPPTTEVGREFRAILTLFPDLPNDGGPMLIDPVHFALKPEITAQGLMIGQFYPGCLEPGLHNPDYRPLEAPHPMLVIRSMQLTDLMFLFSRPECLLAYIRKFDVSSRDELMARVAAADIPKLPTRWEEVVDAAFRPDGNVD; encoded by the coding sequence ATGAACCCGAGAATCGATGAAATGGCCGGTGAGCCTGAATTGATCAGCGCCAACCAGCTCGTCGAGCAGAGTGCCGATCTGCCTGCAAATGCACGCGCGCAGCTGCTCGAGGTGCTGACCTGGCTCCAGACCTACATCGCCAAGCCGAATCCGCTGCTCGGCCGCAAGGGCCACGTCTGCCCCTTCGTCGGTCCTGCCTTGGCCCGCTTTCGGGCCATCCGCTTTCATGTGTACCAGGGCGAGCTCCACCCCGCCGCCGTGGAGCCGGTAATGCGCGCGCTGGCGGCGCGCTTTCCGACGCTGCCGCCCACCACGGAGGTCGGCCGCGAGTTTCGCGCCATCCTGACCCTGTTTCCGGATTTGCCCAACGATGGCGGGCCCATGCTGATCGATCCAGTGCATTTCGCGCTGAAGCCCGAGATCACCGCGCAGGGCTTGATGATTGGCCAATTCTACCCCGGCTGCCTTGAGCCTGGCTTGCACAACCCTGACTACCGCCCCCTCGAAGCGCCGCACCCGATGCTGGTGATTCGCTCGATGCAGCTCACCGATCTGATGTTCTTGTTCTCGCGCCCGGAGTGCCTGCTCGCCTACATCCGGAAGTTCGACGTCTCCTCCCGCGACGAGCTCATGGCGCGCGTCGCAGCCGCCGACATCCCCAAACTGCCGACGCGCTGGGAGGAGGTCGTGGATGCAGCGTTTCGACCGGATGGAAACGTCGATTGA
- a CDS encoding cyclic peptide export ABC transporter, producing the protein MTIVDLITQEAGNERRRIFMAACVAGATSMFVLIGANVVAGAPERSGLSAVGLFALVVVGHYLSAKYVYYRTATVVESALHRIKIRIVDKLEKADIQGVERIGTAEIHDGITENLSVVSNYGPLISAFLQAAIILAFAVLYVAWISLPTFIAITFLLAIGYSTYRDRAKELERYLQRLGDARVVFFDRLTDLLKGFKEVKLSRRRGRDICTDIERSSEALRGFNLKSGEMNGDNFIFASGNLYALLGVIVLVIPQHIDVNSSALVGIVAAILFLWGPMTVLITGAPAYIRSNVALDRARTLEEKLDKAIQEARIALDVEDAWRGGFGVIAGRGIEFEYVSEDGDGAFRIGPLDVDITEGEIVFIVGGNGSGKSTALKVLTGLYPPTSGDLLVGGVRVDSNNVAAYREKISAIYSDFHLFAKLYGLLDVDPAAVHRLLAQMDLQQKTSFENKGFTNRNLSTGQRKRLAMIVALLEDRPICVFDEWAADQDPEFRAYFYEELLPALKERGKTVIAVTHDDRFFHCADRVITMEYGRIRSVERA; encoded by the coding sequence TTGACGATCGTCGACCTCATCACCCAGGAGGCGGGGAACGAGCGCCGTCGCATCTTCATGGCGGCGTGCGTGGCGGGCGCCACGAGCATGTTCGTGCTTATCGGGGCGAATGTCGTGGCCGGCGCGCCGGAGCGTTCGGGGCTTTCGGCGGTCGGCCTCTTCGCGCTCGTGGTCGTCGGCCACTATCTCAGCGCGAAATACGTGTACTACCGGACGGCCACGGTCGTGGAATCGGCGCTGCACCGGATCAAGATCAGGATCGTCGACAAGCTCGAGAAGGCGGACATCCAGGGGGTCGAGCGCATCGGCACTGCGGAGATCCACGACGGCATCACGGAAAACCTGAGCGTCGTGTCCAACTACGGGCCGCTGATATCGGCCTTCTTGCAAGCGGCCATCATCCTGGCGTTCGCGGTGCTGTACGTCGCCTGGATCTCCCTGCCGACCTTTATCGCCATTACGTTCTTGCTCGCCATCGGCTACTCGACGTACCGAGACAGGGCGAAGGAGCTCGAGCGCTATCTGCAGCGCCTCGGGGACGCCCGCGTCGTGTTCTTCGATCGGCTCACGGACCTGCTGAAGGGCTTCAAGGAGGTCAAGCTCAGCCGCCGGCGCGGGCGGGACATCTGCACCGACATCGAGCGGTCGTCGGAGGCGCTGCGGGGATTCAACCTGAAGTCCGGCGAGATGAACGGCGACAATTTCATCTTCGCCAGCGGCAACCTTTATGCGCTGCTCGGCGTCATCGTCCTCGTCATTCCACAGCACATCGATGTGAACTCCTCTGCGCTGGTTGGCATCGTCGCGGCCATCCTGTTCCTTTGGGGACCCATGACCGTGCTGATCACGGGAGCGCCTGCATACATCCGCTCGAATGTGGCGCTAGACAGAGCGCGGACGCTGGAGGAAAAGCTCGACAAGGCCATCCAGGAGGCACGAATCGCGCTGGACGTCGAGGACGCATGGCGAGGTGGATTCGGCGTCATCGCGGGGCGCGGCATCGAGTTCGAATACGTTTCCGAGGACGGCGATGGCGCGTTCCGCATCGGACCTCTCGATGTCGACATCACGGAAGGCGAGATTGTGTTCATCGTCGGCGGGAACGGGAGCGGCAAGTCGACGGCCCTCAAGGTGCTCACGGGGCTGTATCCGCCGACGAGCGGCGATCTCCTGGTCGGCGGGGTACGCGTCGATTCCAACAACGTTGCCGCGTATCGGGAGAAGATCTCGGCCATCTATTCGGACTTCCACCTGTTCGCCAAGCTCTACGGGCTGCTCGACGTCGACCCGGCGGCCGTGCACCGGTTGCTCGCGCAGATGGATCTCCAGCAGAAGACGTCGTTCGAGAACAAGGGTTTCACGAACCGCAATCTCTCCACCGGACAGCGCAAGCGCCTGGCCATGATCGTGGCGCTCCTCGAGGATCGGCCCATCTGTGTGTTCGACGAATGGGCCGCAGATCAGGACCCCGAGTTCCGCGCGTACTTCTACGAAGAGCTGTTGCCGGCGCTGAAGGAGCGCGGGAAGACGGTCATTGCAGTCACCCACGACGACCGATTCTTCCACTGTGCGGATCGCGTGATAACCATGGAGTACGGCCGTATTCGGTCTGTGGAACGCGCATGA
- a CDS encoding cyclic peptide export ABC transporter produces the protein MYVIDLLLEEAKGQRASILAVATMGGVANALLLVGANVLAGSPEKADLRELFMFVLTMALYVLGARSTYHRTTSLVEAVLHRIRTRIAEKIERTELEGLERVGTAEIFDRVTENMSVVSEQGWVLGSFLQALFVLVFGLVYIAWISLPAFALIALMLVFGFFIVQYRFEEVVDVLRHMGQLRLELFDRVMDLLKGFKEAKFSRRRGREIHDDIVGMAESLRTGAVRTAEGLSGVLVMPNCVLYILLGAVVFTLPRYVDVDAQTMASLVTCTAFVWGPFTSVAGGLNAVFRSSVAFEQIRALEGKLDEAVQRAAVQKTEDPWNGRIGTLSTRDIVYEYPSDNGDRNFRVGPLSLDIEPGEVVFLVGGNGSGKSTLLKVLTGLYPRSGGELRVGGVLVQPENVAAYREMISAIYSDFHLFSKLYGMLDAKPESVRALIAEMGLQGKTSFEEQQFTRRALSTGQRRRLATIMTLLEDRPVYVFDEWAADQDPGFRRYFYEDLVPALKGRGKTVIAVTHDDRYFHCADRVIKLSYGKVQATTRMDAP, from the coding sequence ATGTACGTCATAGACCTTCTTCTCGAGGAGGCGAAGGGGCAGCGGGCTTCCATCCTGGCCGTCGCGACGATGGGGGGGGTCGCGAACGCGCTCCTCCTCGTCGGCGCCAATGTCCTTGCCGGGTCCCCGGAGAAGGCGGACCTGCGCGAGCTTTTCATGTTCGTGCTGACGATGGCTCTCTACGTCCTCGGCGCTCGATCGACATACCACCGGACGACGTCCCTCGTCGAGGCTGTGCTCCACCGCATCAGGACGAGGATCGCCGAGAAGATCGAGCGAACGGAGCTCGAGGGGCTCGAGCGCGTCGGGACCGCAGAGATCTTCGATCGCGTCACGGAGAACATGTCCGTCGTATCGGAGCAAGGGTGGGTGCTCGGGAGCTTCCTGCAGGCGCTTTTCGTCCTCGTGTTCGGGCTCGTTTACATTGCGTGGATCTCGCTGCCAGCCTTCGCGCTGATCGCGCTCATGTTGGTGTTCGGGTTCTTCATCGTTCAATACAGATTCGAAGAGGTCGTCGATGTGCTGCGCCACATGGGGCAGCTACGGCTCGAGCTCTTCGATAGGGTCATGGATCTGCTGAAGGGCTTCAAAGAAGCCAAGTTCAGCCGCCGGCGCGGGCGTGAGATCCACGACGATATCGTGGGGATGGCCGAGTCCCTCCGCACCGGCGCCGTGAGGACGGCCGAGGGGCTCAGCGGCGTTTTGGTCATGCCCAACTGCGTCCTGTACATCCTGCTGGGGGCGGTCGTTTTCACTCTGCCCAGGTACGTCGACGTGGATGCCCAGACCATGGCCAGCCTGGTCACATGCACCGCGTTCGTGTGGGGCCCCTTCACCAGCGTGGCCGGAGGGCTCAATGCGGTGTTTCGATCCAGCGTCGCATTCGAACAGATCCGGGCGCTGGAGGGGAAGCTCGATGAGGCCGTTCAGCGAGCGGCCGTCCAGAAGACCGAGGATCCCTGGAATGGTCGCATCGGCACCCTCTCGACACGCGATATCGTGTACGAGTATCCCTCCGACAACGGAGACAGGAACTTCCGCGTCGGCCCTCTGAGCCTCGACATCGAGCCGGGCGAGGTCGTTTTCCTCGTCGGTGGGAACGGGAGCGGCAAATCGACGCTGCTCAAGGTGCTCACGGGGCTCTACCCGCGGAGCGGCGGAGAGCTGCGCGTCGGTGGTGTCCTCGTCCAGCCGGAGAACGTGGCCGCGTATCGCGAGATGATTTCGGCGATCTATTCGGACTTCCACCTCTTCTCCAAGCTCTATGGCATGCTGGACGCGAAGCCGGAATCGGTACGCGCGCTGATCGCGGAAATGGGCCTCCAGGGGAAAACCTCTTTCGAGGAGCAGCAATTTACCCGGCGCGCTCTGTCGACCGGCCAGCGCAGGCGCCTGGCCACGATCATGACGCTCCTCGAGGACCGCCCCGTTTACGTATTCGACGAGTGGGCCGCCGATCAGGATCCTGGATTCCGCAGATACTTCTACGAGGATCTCGTGCCCGCGTTGAAGGGCCGGGGCAAGACGGTCATCGCCGTCACCCACGATGATCGCTACTTTCATTGCGCGGACCGCGTCATCAAGCTGAGCTACGGGAAGGTCCAGGCGACCACCCGAATGGATGCGCCTTGA